One genomic region from Leptolyngbyaceae cyanobacterium JSC-12 encodes:
- a CDS encoding subtilisin-like serine protease (IMG reference gene:2510098246~PFAM: Bacterial pre-peptidase C-terminal domain; Subtilase family), which yields MMGARRRFLRRLGEVDRDDYYRFDLKERRNVSLRLNGLRADAGLELFNQVNQIVTRSYQAGTAEESIRTILDPGTYRLRVFSFDGVETNYNLSVSDNNLSVLEQLQSPTLIRAGTLGADQFTLTPGYRRYVFSGNGNVDYGAGLFDRLDLSAFSSSSVRWNPVTANGTGGVRYNPGNGDRLFDQLLLSDGREILLEGIEKIVFQNESLATGFINAGLTVNPSDPLFTRQWNLHMMGVHTAWRFTTGSNSVLIGVQDGGIALTNEGKSHPDFRSNAMHTTPGNDSADDFFDVPKNKPDLFGHGTAVLGIIAAASNNGTGMSGINWVSPVISADVLGGNRGDISSEQAIRQWAEATQPVGGSGQRLIINMSFTSPVSEDFRNLVRQYQDRILFVISSGNDSQSTLPTPSVLASDNLNVIAVGASWGKQDRNGKSQKMGDRIPYSNYGSGITLMGPAEVITTKAEGSGNRTIPPKYTYTTNASPFDGTSSAAPNVAGVASLVWSANPTLTAAQVRQILSETAIDVGTPGYDLFTGYGFVNADAAVRRAMAIARA from the coding sequence ATGATGGGCGCACGACGACGGTTTCTCAGGCGATTGGGGGAGGTTGACCGGGATGATTATTACCGATTTGACCTGAAGGAGCGCCGAAATGTTAGTCTGCGACTGAATGGACTGCGCGCCGATGCTGGTTTAGAACTTTTCAATCAGGTGAATCAGATTGTCACCCGTTCTTATCAAGCGGGCACTGCGGAAGAATCAATTCGCACCATCCTCGATCCAGGAACTTACAGGCTGCGAGTTTTTTCCTTTGACGGTGTTGAGACCAATTACAACCTGTCCGTGTCAGATAACAACCTATCTGTTCTGGAACAACTGCAATCCCCAACGCTGATTCGGGCTGGCACCCTGGGGGCAGATCAGTTTACCCTCACTCCTGGCTATCGTCGCTATGTCTTTTCTGGGAATGGCAATGTAGATTATGGTGCGGGATTATTTGATCGCTTGGATCTGTCTGCATTTAGTTCAAGTTCTGTCCGATGGAACCCAGTTACGGCAAATGGAACTGGCGGTGTGCGATACAATCCTGGCAACGGCGATCGCCTGTTTGACCAGCTACTACTCAGTGATGGTCGCGAAATTCTGTTAGAAGGTATTGAGAAAATTGTCTTTCAAAACGAATCGCTCGCAACAGGTTTCATTAATGCAGGGCTGACTGTAAATCCTAGTGATCCGCTATTTACTAGGCAATGGAACTTACACATGATGGGCGTTCACACCGCATGGCGATTCACAACAGGATCAAATAGTGTGCTAATAGGTGTTCAAGATGGCGGGATTGCTCTTACAAATGAGGGAAAATCTCATCCCGATTTCCGAAGTAACGCAATGCATACTACACCAGGGAACGACTCAGCCGATGACTTTTTCGATGTGCCAAAGAACAAACCAGATTTATTTGGACATGGAACTGCTGTTTTGGGCATTATTGCTGCTGCAAGTAATAATGGAACGGGCATGAGTGGGATTAACTGGGTATCGCCTGTCATTTCTGCGGATGTGCTGGGAGGGAACAGAGGTGATATTTCGTCGGAGCAGGCGATCAGACAATGGGCGGAAGCAACTCAACCTGTCGGTGGCAGTGGGCAGAGGCTGATCATTAATATGAGTTTCACTAGTCCGGTCTCGGAAGATTTTCGCAATCTTGTTAGGCAATATCAAGACCGAATTTTATTTGTGATTTCAAGCGGCAATGACTCCCAATCTACGCTTCCTACGCCCAGCGTCCTAGCATCTGATAACCTAAATGTCATTGCTGTTGGTGCCTCTTGGGGTAAACAAGACCGAAATGGCAAATCACAGAAGATGGGAGATCGGATTCCTTACTCAAACTATGGGAGCGGAATCACACTGATGGGTCCAGCGGAAGTGATTACGACTAAAGCAGAGGGATCGGGAAACAGAACTATTCCACCTAAATATACATATACGACCAACGCTTCACCTTTTGATGGAACGTCTTCTGCTGCACCCAATGTCGCAGGGGTTGCGTCCCTGGTGTGGAGTGCAAATCCGACTCTGACAGCGGCTCAGGTGCGGCAAATCTTGTCAGAAACGGCGATTGATGTGGGTACTCCTGGCTATGACCTTTTTACAGGATATGGGTTTGTGAACGCGGATGCGGCAGTGCGGCGGGCAATGGCGATCGCTAGAGCGTAG
- a CDS encoding response regulator containing a CheY-like receiver domain and a GGDEF domain (IMG reference gene:2510098248~PFAM: Histidine kinase-, DNA gyrase B-, and HSP90-like ATPase; Response regulator receiver domain; His Kinase A (phosphoacceptor) domain), whose amino-acid sequence MIPEPEIAPEGNILIIDDSPENLRMLSQTLMTYGYIVRCVTNGSMALTSIQHAPPDLILLDIRMPGLDGYQVCQQLKRNPETQDIPVIFLSVLEEVKDIVKAFEVGGVDYITKPFQTEEVLARIQNQLTIQTLRKQLSLQNQYLLHEINERKKFEQALCQEIQHRLLIETSLQDVKNVAEAADYTKRELLAQMSHELRTPLNIILGFTSLMQGEDTLTPSQQEYLATVNDSAQHLLKLINKILSIAHTASSQPVLLEREFDLHQLLALVISLWQTKTLAKGLQFEFYQAPDLPRFIQADENKFRQILMNLLDAALQATETGAIVVKIDVENKDSLDSNGMFRLVFEIHQMETGYSSNKLDISFQSFSQTAFSQSSTQQLGMSLLLVRQFAQVMGGDVFFESDSAKGTIACVHLLVKLADSSPGLTQRDIQLSSYPTQSTPEEIFLSMEALQHVMSGDWLAQLHQAAVKGFDQQVLQLIQKIPANFASLATTLEVWARNFQFDQIVAVIRRTARFQQLP is encoded by the coding sequence ATGATCCCTGAACCAGAGATCGCGCCTGAAGGTAACATTCTCATCATCGATGACTCACCCGAGAATCTGCGGATGTTGTCCCAAACGTTGATGACTTACGGGTATATCGTTCGGTGTGTTACTAACGGCTCAATGGCATTGACCAGCATTCAACATGCGCCTCCAGATCTGATCTTACTCGACATTCGAATGCCAGGTCTGGATGGCTATCAAGTGTGTCAACAGTTGAAGCGAAACCCAGAAACCCAAGATATTCCAGTTATTTTTCTGAGTGTTCTGGAAGAGGTTAAAGATATTGTGAAAGCTTTTGAGGTGGGTGGAGTTGATTACATCACTAAACCATTTCAGACAGAAGAAGTCTTAGCTCGAATTCAAAACCAATTAACAATTCAAACGTTGAGGAAACAATTATCGCTTCAAAATCAGTACTTGCTTCACGAGATTAATGAACGCAAAAAGTTTGAGCAAGCGTTGTGTCAAGAAATTCAGCATCGTCTCTTAATTGAAACTTCTCTTCAAGATGTTAAAAATGTGGCAGAAGCCGCTGATTATACTAAACGCGAACTTTTAGCTCAAATGAGTCATGAGTTACGCACTCCACTCAATATTATTTTAGGGTTCACATCCTTAATGCAAGGCGAAGATACACTGACTCCCTCACAGCAAGAGTATCTAGCCACGGTGAATGACAGTGCCCAGCATTTACTTAAGCTTATCAACAAAATTTTGTCGATCGCTCACACGGCATCAAGTCAACCAGTCCTACTTGAACGAGAATTTGACTTGCACCAGCTTTTGGCATTGGTGATATCCCTATGGCAAACAAAAACCCTGGCAAAAGGATTACAGTTTGAATTTTATCAAGCTCCTGATCTTCCTCGTTTCATTCAAGCAGATGAAAACAAGTTTCGCCAAATCTTAATGAATTTGCTGGATGCTGCGCTCCAGGCAACTGAAACAGGTGCGATTGTAGTCAAAATTGACGTTGAAAATAAAGATTCTCTTGACTCTAATGGTATGTTCAGACTAGTTTTTGAAATCCATCAAATGGAGACTGGATACAGTTCAAATAAACTAGATATAAGTTTTCAGTCATTTTCACAAACTGCCTTCAGTCAATCATCCACACAGCAACTAGGAATGAGTTTGCTGTTAGTTCGCCAGTTTGCTCAGGTAATGGGCGGTGATGTTTTTTTTGAAAGTGATTCTGCAAAGGGAACGATCGCCTGCGTGCACCTTTTAGTCAAACTAGCCGACTCGTCACCAGGGCTGACTCAGCGTGACATACAATTGTCATCTTATCCGACTCAATCCACGCCTGAGGAGATCTTTCTATCTATGGAAGCATTACAGCATGTGATGTCAGGTGATTGGCTAGCACAACTTCATCAAGCCGCGGTAAAAGGGTTTGATCAACAAGTACTTCAGCTTATCCAAAAAATTCCGGCTAACTTTGCTTCACTTGCAACAACATTGGAAGTATGGGCGCGCAATTTTCAATTTGATCAAATTGTTGCAGTCATTCGACGCACTGCTCGCTTTCAACAATTGCCATGA
- a CDS encoding hypothetical protein (IMG reference gene:2510098249), whose product MLPFVAVPSTIAQEFGKYRDLFCRGAGFEQVSRYVTGLLLSENKTLQGIAGQWVAGGEVGGRRAMHAAVFEAGWRSSELMSHHRAVIAKEHQGRGREVISLDWTLSHHDWGKQIFGVKRSYDYVEHRMSCFQTVVTATIANRHLIDGIDVVVQFPDFSVAEREYLKVTAKSHYDDLDQVRERLIEMLHYHKNRLEYRKRTEIAVEIVRQVEAEGQFPTADYAFDNGVLTVELTTMIESAGKHWVSEVESSRNILWNDQWQRVDAIGLELRIHHPESFRPIQVTCRNGETKPIWAFTKVVRLKKFGRKRLVIVHEQADLQDPPRFLLTDALHWESGRVMQTWSYRWSCEVFHEVSKQHTGLESAQVRNEEAVNRHFRLSCVAQSILQRTACSGAQSERFEFAQGKQTVGQKLYTLTRQAFDDLLQFIVTRCSHGHTNEQILQALLPS is encoded by the coding sequence ATGCTGCCCTTTGTCGCTGTGCCATCGACGATTGCTCAAGAGTTTGGGAAATATCGAGACCTGTTCTGCCGAGGCGCAGGCTTTGAGCAGGTGAGTCGCTATGTGACCGGATTGCTGTTGAGTGAGAACAAAACCTTGCAAGGGATTGCCGGACAATGGGTAGCAGGTGGGGAGGTCGGCGGACGAAGAGCGATGCACGCAGCGGTGTTTGAGGCGGGCTGGAGGAGTTCAGAGTTAATGTCCCATCATCGTGCTGTGATAGCCAAAGAGCATCAGGGGCGAGGGCGAGAAGTCATCAGTCTGGATTGGACGCTCAGCCATCACGATTGGGGCAAGCAGATCTTTGGGGTGAAGCGATCCTATGATTATGTGGAACATCGGATGAGTTGCTTTCAAACGGTGGTGACGGCGACGATTGCGAACCGCCACCTAATTGATGGGATTGACGTGGTGGTGCAGTTTCCAGATTTTTCAGTGGCAGAACGGGAGTATCTGAAGGTGACGGCAAAATCCCACTATGACGATTTAGACCAAGTGCGAGAACGACTGATTGAGATGTTGCATTATCACAAGAATCGATTGGAGTATCGCAAACGCACCGAGATTGCCGTCGAGATTGTGCGCCAAGTGGAAGCGGAAGGACAATTTCCCACCGCCGATTATGCGTTTGACAATGGGGTGTTGACTGTTGAGTTAACCACCATGATTGAGTCCGCAGGAAAACACTGGGTGAGTGAAGTTGAAAGTTCTCGCAACATCTTGTGGAATGACCAATGGCAACGGGTAGATGCGATTGGTTTAGAACTCAGAATCCATCACCCAGAGAGCTTTCGCCCGATTCAAGTCACTTGCCGCAACGGCGAAACGAAACCGATTTGGGCATTTACCAAAGTCGTGCGCCTCAAGAAGTTTGGACGCAAGCGATTGGTCATCGTCCACGAGCAAGCAGATTTACAAGACCCACCTCGCTTCCTGCTCACCGATGCGTTGCATTGGGAAAGTGGGCGAGTCATGCAGACTTGGAGTTATCGATGGTCCTGCGAGGTCTTTCATGAGGTGAGCAAACAGCACACCGGGCTAGAGTCGGCTCAGGTGCGGAACGAGGAAGCGGTCAACCGTCACTTCCGTCTTAGTTGCGTGGCGCAGTCGATTCTGCAACGGACTGCCTGTTCTGGCGCACAATCTGAACGATTTGAGTTTGCTCAAGGCAAGCAAACGGTGGGACAGAAGCTCTATACCCTCACTCGTCAAGCCTTTGATGATTTGCTGCAATTCATTGTGACGCGATGTTCTCACGGACATACAAATGAACAGATTTTACAAGCTCTCCTCCCCAGTTGA
- a CDS encoding hypothetical protein (IMG reference gene:2510098251) — protein sequence MKRKKLNLLDKKFDDIQLPKWSGLIVVGDPVTKDQAKEILIQTDTLQFDSSYMEMKLKYSAYLYGIENYDENSYFQDAYDFFRLDNGNIDWERYEDARTRIICDLGLLDIRYINNHRILSSSPIGWCDWNGYIGCNSYNVSEDPTVEDVYLDWLYIAETFSFLKLRSQLFDQEAGKADAKPVVEFKIENSYVEVVIPSEPLGVFETQGDDRSEIGCSFEQFKEAVDLRKSKRVRTDETIYFD from the coding sequence ATGAAAAGAAAAAAACTAAATCTATTAGACAAGAAATTTGACGATATACAACTACCAAAATGGAGTGGATTAATCGTAGTGGGTGATCCTGTTACAAAGGATCAAGCAAAAGAGATTTTGATTCAAACGGATACGCTGCAATTTGATTCAAGCTACATGGAGATGAAACTTAAGTATAGTGCGTACCTTTACGGAATCGAAAACTACGACGAAAATTCCTACTTTCAAGATGCTTACGACTTCTTTCGGTTGGATAATGGCAACATCGATTGGGAGAGATATGAAGATGCTAGAACAAGGATAATCTGTGATTTAGGTTTATTAGACATAAGATATATAAATAACCATCGCATTTTATCTTCCTCGCCCATTGGATGGTGCGATTGGAATGGGTATATTGGTTGCAACAGCTACAATGTAAGCGAAGACCCAACAGTAGAGGATGTTTATTTGGATTGGTTGTATATTGCTGAAACCTTTTCTTTCTTAAAGTTGCGGTCACAATTATTTGATCAAGAAGCAGGCAAAGCGGATGCTAAACCAGTCGTAGAATTCAAGATTGAAAATAGCTACGTTGAAGTAGTTATCCCTTCAGAGCCATTGGGTGTTTTTGAAACTCAAGGTGACGACAGATCAGAAATCGGGTGCTCATTTGAGCAATTTAAGGAAGCAGTTGATCTTAGAAAGTCTAAACGTGTCCGTACAGATGAAACAATCTATTTTGATTGA